A stretch of Vibrio maritimus DNA encodes these proteins:
- a CDS encoding lyase family protein, with product MQYRIEVDNIGEVKIPALLPYGAQTQRALYLYPVDNQKTLGDYASLINAVLRIKLASARVNREIGEMDPVLSLNVENTCQSILENYQRELFPVHAFHGGGGISVNMNVNEVVANIVNHSYYAQPYGTYSPAHPNDTINMNHSTSDCLQTASHLAAIEALDRLDITIERLIYALEYLIANHSDSSKLARTCMQDAVTIEFKQFWSGYLASLHTYQMHLKACRNDLQAVNLSGNIIGRSGDCSAAYAERCISVLSGVTGIELRKNDNLFQSSQSFDAQTNCVSQVENLAGFILKIAKDLRLMSSGPEGGLSEITLPAVQAGSSAMPGKVNPTIPEFAIQSAMQAQGHCYSSKQAHIHGELDYNPWGMLLIINLLDAIDHLEKGISVLTEKCILGIEVNSETQSRNESALVPLVVRVKSKIGYKATLDHVKEATNSIELKETLQEILKR from the coding sequence ATGCAATACAGAATCGAAGTCGATAATATTGGTGAAGTGAAAATTCCGGCGTTACTCCCTTATGGTGCTCAAACACAGCGAGCTCTATATCTGTACCCCGTAGACAATCAAAAAACACTTGGCGACTACGCTTCACTTATCAACGCTGTTTTACGTATCAAATTAGCTTCTGCTCGTGTAAACAGGGAAATAGGAGAAATGGATCCAGTACTTTCATTGAACGTTGAAAACACCTGTCAGTCCATATTAGAAAACTACCAAAGGGAGCTATTCCCCGTTCACGCATTTCACGGTGGTGGTGGGATTTCCGTTAATATGAATGTCAATGAAGTCGTCGCGAACATTGTCAATCACAGTTATTATGCCCAGCCCTACGGCACTTATTCTCCCGCTCATCCGAATGATACCATTAACATGAATCATTCAACGAGCGACTGCTTGCAAACCGCAAGTCACTTGGCTGCGATTGAAGCCCTTGACCGCTTAGATATAACCATCGAGCGCTTGATATACGCGCTTGAGTATTTAATAGCGAATCACAGCGACAGTTCTAAACTCGCCAGAACCTGTATGCAGGATGCTGTCACGATTGAGTTTAAACAATTCTGGAGCGGTTACTTAGCATCACTACACACCTATCAAATGCACCTTAAAGCGTGTCGCAATGACCTTCAGGCTGTTAATTTAAGCGGTAATATCATTGGTCGAAGTGGTGACTGTTCAGCGGCTTATGCCGAGCGTTGTATCTCAGTACTTTCAGGCGTTACCGGTATAGAGCTTCGCAAGAACGATAACTTGTTTCAATCCAGCCAATCATTCGATGCTCAAACTAATTGTGTGAGCCAGGTGGAGAACTTAGCGGGCTTTATTCTCAAGATAGCGAAAGACCTGCGTCTGATGTCTTCCGGTCCAGAGGGCGGTTTATCGGAAATTACGCTTCCAGCAGTACAGGCTGGTTCAAGTGCTATGCCAGGGAAAGTAAACCCTACGATTCCCGAGTTTGCCATTCAGTCTGCTATGCAAGCACAAGGGCATTGTTACTCATCTAAACAAGCACATATTCATGGAGAGTTAGATTATAACCCGTGGGGAATGCTACTGATTATCAATCTATTGGATGCGATAGATCACTTAGAGAAAGGTATTTCAGTACTAACTGAGAAGTGTATTCTCGGGATAGAAGTCAACTCAGAGACACAATCTCGTAATGAGTCTGCCTTAGTGCCACTCGTTGTACGGGTTAAGTCTAAGATTGGATACAAAGCGACTTTAGACCATGTTAAAGAGGCAACAAACTCGATTGAATTAAAAGA
- a CDS encoding aldehyde dehydrogenase family protein — translation MDTQYNLAITTAKEWLSKDKKQFIGGQWVLGNLENNWMVTNPSNRDVLCNIPLADEQLVEEAAAVASQAHQSGVWSKVSRTERAKVLRDIAQVIRDHTEVLAVLETLPNGKLLTESLADDIPTCADIFEYYAGWTDKFYGETSPVDPEYLNFTNKEPVGVCALIAPWNFPLYQAALKIAPALAMGNTVILKPSEFTPLTSLYLIEKIVENVDIPDGVLNLVIADGAASNQLTVSNNVQKVSFTGSTPIGRKIIENSGQSNMKSVTLELGGKSPCIFFEDTENLDAAIDRAFTVMFSHKGEKCSEPTRFLIQEGIYDYVLEKLIAKAEAVKCGDPLDPESEQGPQCNEAQFNKIMSYIEIGKTEAKLVAGGTRDTSNGNDNGYFVRPTIFSEVPEDARIAREEIFGPVLSCIKFKSEEDAVRIANNTEYGLAAGIYTSNVTRAHRMVDQIDAGMVFVNKYGCYGLASPFGGFKQSGWGKEMAIHSLSSYTKTKSIWVYYGES, via the coding sequence ATGGATACTCAATACAATTTAGCGATCACTACAGCTAAAGAGTGGCTAAGCAAAGATAAAAAGCAATTTATTGGTGGCCAATGGGTTCTCGGCAACTTAGAGAATAATTGGATGGTTACCAACCCTAGCAATAGAGATGTGTTGTGTAACATCCCTTTAGCTGATGAGCAGTTAGTTGAAGAAGCGGCGGCTGTTGCCTCACAAGCTCACCAATCTGGTGTGTGGAGTAAAGTGAGTAGGACTGAACGAGCTAAAGTTCTTCGCGATATTGCTCAAGTTATTCGTGATCATACTGAAGTCTTAGCGGTGCTAGAGACGCTACCAAACGGGAAACTTTTAACAGAGTCGTTGGCAGATGATATCCCAACTTGTGCTGATATCTTTGAGTACTATGCAGGTTGGACTGACAAGTTTTATGGCGAAACGTCACCTGTCGACCCTGAGTACCTTAACTTCACGAATAAAGAGCCGGTTGGCGTATGTGCGCTTATCGCACCTTGGAACTTTCCTCTTTATCAGGCCGCGTTGAAAATTGCTCCGGCCTTAGCTATGGGGAATACGGTTATTCTTAAACCATCCGAGTTTACACCTTTGACCTCCTTATATTTGATAGAAAAAATTGTTGAAAACGTTGATATTCCAGACGGTGTTTTAAACTTAGTAATTGCTGATGGAGCGGCTTCAAATCAACTAACAGTCAGCAATAATGTGCAAAAAGTTTCCTTTACGGGCAGTACACCAATTGGACGCAAAATTATTGAGAATAGCGGCCAATCAAACATGAAATCAGTCACGCTTGAGCTTGGCGGTAAGTCTCCTTGTATCTTCTTTGAGGATACTGAAAACTTGGATGCAGCTATTGATCGTGCCTTTACTGTTATGTTCTCTCACAAAGGTGAAAAGTGCTCCGAACCAACACGATTCTTAATTCAAGAAGGAATTTATGACTATGTTCTCGAGAAACTGATTGCGAAAGCAGAGGCTGTTAAGTGTGGTGATCCGTTAGATCCTGAAAGTGAACAAGGGCCTCAATGTAATGAAGCGCAGTTCAATAAAATCATGTCTTACATTGAGATAGGTAAAACCGAAGCGAAACTGGTTGCTGGTGGTACGCGAGATACATCAAATGGGAATGATAACGGTTACTTTGTGCGACCAACGATTTTCTCAGAAGTACCTGAAGATGCCCGTATAGCTCGTGAAGAGATCTTTGGGCCAGTGCTCTCTTGTATCAAATTCAAAAGTGAAGAAGACGCCGTTAGAATAGCTAACAACACGGAATATGGACTTGCGGCAGGTATATACACATCCAATGTGACTCGCGCACATCGAATGGTTGATCAGATTGATGCTGGTATGGTGTTTGTAAACAAATATGGTTGCTATGGACTTGCCAGCCCATTTGGAGGCTTTAAACAAAGTGGCTGGGGTAAAGAAATGGCCATTCATTCGCTATCTTCTTACACAAAGACTAAGAGTATTTGGGTCTACTACGGCGAAAGCTAA
- a CDS encoding LysR family transcriptional regulator, with amino-acid sequence MRQLPSLNAVRVFEVAGTHLSFTAAANILNVTQGAVSKQIKQLEEYLGVPLFKRTSARGLLELTPIGEQVLDTISRSLSEVEKGLEVIRNPNLQQRLVVLAPPTFTSRWLSAHLVNFAKVFPQYDLQIYSKREQSTLYDIEILFDEVSEFYAKDNLLFKEKYVAVCNQDLVTESMNIEAHTHKMLHIRHHGHNLPAWKDWLESANIQLAEGHRKGISMSTQEQVINTAIAGGGFAVVDLNMVYHSLKKQELIQFHPLQCRSRYGYFIHVPTPKVGTSKVEAFVSWLKEECLSVS; translated from the coding sequence ATGAGACAGCTACCCTCGCTTAATGCAGTTCGAGTATTTGAAGTTGCAGGCACCCACTTGAGTTTCACCGCTGCGGCAAACATCTTAAATGTTACACAGGGGGCGGTTAGCAAACAGATAAAGCAACTTGAGGAGTATTTAGGTGTACCGCTTTTCAAACGCACATCTGCTCGAGGGCTTCTTGAGTTAACTCCGATTGGCGAGCAAGTTCTCGACACAATTTCTCGTTCTCTATCTGAGGTTGAGAAAGGATTAGAGGTCATACGAAACCCCAATCTCCAACAGCGATTAGTTGTCCTAGCCCCTCCAACATTTACCAGTCGTTGGTTGAGTGCTCACCTCGTTAACTTTGCAAAAGTATTTCCTCAGTATGACTTACAGATCTATAGCAAACGAGAACAAAGTACCCTATACGATATTGAAATCCTCTTTGATGAAGTCAGTGAGTTCTATGCAAAAGACAACTTGTTGTTTAAAGAAAAATACGTAGCAGTCTGCAATCAAGATCTTGTTACCGAGAGCATGAATATTGAGGCGCATACACATAAGATGCTCCATATTCGCCACCACGGCCATAACCTCCCAGCATGGAAAGACTGGCTTGAATCAGCAAATATCCAATTGGCAGAGGGACACCGAAAAGGGATTTCGATGAGTACTCAAGAACAGGTGATAAATACAGCTATCGCTGGGGGCGGGTTCGCGGTTGTAGATCTCAATATGGTCTATCACTCACTTAAAAAACAAGAGCTCATTCAGTTCCACCCTCTACAATGCCGCAGTCGCTATGGGTACTTCATTCATGTCCCGACTCCCAAAGTCGGTACGAGTAAAGTTGAAGCATTTGTGTCCTGGTTGAAAGAAGAGTGTCTTAGCGTGTCTTAG